The following are encoded together in the Aerococcus mictus genome:
- a CDS encoding PTS sugar transporter subunit IIA, whose product MFGFLKKKAKNTSVELEAIANGQLVALESVSDPVFSQKMMGDGFAIEPDEGTVYAPVNGTVTTVFPTQHAIGIESDEGLEILLHLGFNTVDLDGKPFTSQVSAGDQVKAGQVLTQMDLDAVRQAGTDTTCVVVLTQADQVESLEVEEPKAVKAGDKVAQVTLKD is encoded by the coding sequence ATGTTTGGATTCTTAAAGAAAAAAGCAAAAAATACCTCAGTAGAACTTGAAGCGATTGCTAATGGGCAGTTGGTGGCCTTAGAATCAGTCTCTGACCCCGTATTTAGTCAAAAGATGATGGGCGACGGGTTTGCGATTGAACCCGATGAGGGCACCGTTTATGCCCCAGTCAATGGGACGGTCACGACCGTTTTCCCTACTCAACATGCCATTGGCATTGAAAGTGATGAAGGCCTGGAGATCCTCCTCCACCTAGGTTTTAATACCGTTGACTTGGATGGCAAACCTTTTACCTCTCAAGTATCTGCTGGAGACCAAGTTAAAGCCGGCCAAGTCTTGACCCAAATGGACTTAGACGCTGTTCGCCAAGCCGGCACAGATACTACCTGTGTGGTGGTCCTCACCCAAGCAGACCAAGTGGAATCTCTAGAAGTGGAAGAACCCAAAGCTGTTAAAGCAGGGGATAAGGTCGCCCAAGTGACCTTAAAGGACTAA
- the yaaA gene encoding peroxide stress protein YaaA produces the protein MKIIFSPAKEMSLDQALEKDWQLSPQSQALVQTLKSLSPEEVAKTLKVKDKLLETNLAYIEDFDQDKAYPAISLYHGLAYRQLDLDLQDPAIQAYLDQQVRILSALYGPIPATQPIKPYRLDLSMPLKVEGQSLRKFWQGTFDQAFASGERILSLASQEFASLLDSDRYDWIDVDFYQIKDGKFKQHSTIAKKGRGALLNYLVNHQVTDLSQIQAFSEAGYRYLAEESDDKHLTFVQDLD, from the coding sequence ATGAAGATTATTTTTTCCCCGGCCAAGGAGATGTCCCTCGACCAAGCCCTTGAGAAAGACTGGCAACTTAGCCCTCAAAGTCAAGCGCTAGTCCAGACCTTGAAGTCCCTGAGCCCAGAAGAAGTGGCAAAAACTTTAAAGGTGAAGGACAAGTTGCTAGAGACTAACTTAGCTTATATAGAAGATTTTGACCAAGATAAGGCTTACCCGGCCATTAGCCTCTACCATGGCTTGGCCTACCGGCAGCTGGACTTGGATTTACAAGACCCAGCGATCCAAGCCTATCTAGACCAGCAAGTGCGGATTTTGTCCGCGCTCTATGGGCCCATCCCTGCCACCCAACCCATTAAGCCCTACCGTCTGGACCTGTCCATGCCGCTGAAAGTGGAGGGGCAATCCCTCAGAAAATTCTGGCAGGGGACTTTTGACCAAGCCTTTGCGTCGGGTGAAAGGATTCTTAGCCTAGCCAGCCAGGAATTTGCTAGCTTGCTGGATTCCGACCGCTATGACTGGATCGATGTGGATTTTTACCAGATCAAAGACGGCAAATTCAAACAGCATTCCACGATTGCCAAGAAGGGAAGAGGTGCTCTCTTGAATTACCTGGTTAACCACCAAGTCACTGATCTGAGTCAGATCCAAGCTTTTTCTGAGGCGGGCTACCGCTACTTGGCTGAGGAGTCGGATGACAAGCACTTGACCTTTGTCCAAGACCTAGATTAA
- a CDS encoding lysophospholipid acyltransferase family protein, which produces MEKEFGPVLRFLRGIVRLFIPTYRLDQESIPDLSQPTVFVSHHENLRGPLKIIIWTTIFMRIWVLAKLTDPKACYQHFVDYTFTQRFHIPKPIAKLLAFPAAWIVAFFLKQARVIPVYRGSRQLKKTFTTSLQALEERVPVTIFPDVDYQSKDQPVGKIYEGFLHLEKLYYRKYHHHIQFVPLYANRKTHKIYCGQAVTFQGPKEDFRQERDQVAQKLQDQLNQLLDKD; this is translated from the coding sequence ATGGAAAAAGAATTTGGTCCAGTTTTACGCTTTTTGAGAGGAATTGTTCGCCTATTTATACCCACATACCGGCTCGACCAAGAATCGATACCCGACTTGAGCCAGCCGACCGTCTTTGTCTCCCACCATGAAAACCTCAGAGGCCCGCTTAAAATTATTATCTGGACCACCATTTTTATGCGGATCTGGGTCCTGGCCAAGTTGACCGATCCTAAGGCCTGCTACCAACATTTTGTGGACTATACCTTTACCCAACGTTTCCATATTCCAAAACCCATCGCCAAGCTCTTGGCTTTTCCAGCGGCCTGGATCGTGGCCTTCTTCCTCAAGCAAGCTCGGGTCATTCCCGTCTATCGGGGGAGTCGCCAACTTAAGAAGACCTTCACTACTAGCCTCCAAGCCCTAGAAGAGCGCGTCCCCGTCACCATCTTCCCTGATGTGGACTATCAAAGTAAGGACCAACCTGTGGGGAAAATCTATGAAGGCTTCCTCCACTTGGAGAAACTCTACTACCGCAAATACCACCATCATATCCAATTTGTCCCCCTTTACGCCAATCGAAAGACCCATAAAATCTATTGCGGACAGGCAGTCACCTTCCAAGGTCCAAAAGAAGATTTCCGCCAAGAACGTGACCAGGTCGCCCAAAAACTCCAAGACCAACTCAACCAACTCCTCGATAAAGACTAA
- a CDS encoding lipocalin-like domain-containing protein yields MSMRDQLIGTWRLLSYETEKDGEKVYPFGKDAKGFIMYNPDGYMSAQLSKVGRTPYESGDIHTGTTEEMAEAAHGYMAYSGRFEVDEEKGEVTHHMDVSMNPTWEGQAQPRVGQIDGKILSIYNGLHPEDQLKWERVEPHK; encoded by the coding sequence ATGTCAATGCGTGATCAATTAATTGGTACCTGGCGTTTACTTTCATACGAAACCGAAAAAGACGGCGAAAAGGTTTATCCTTTCGGCAAGGACGCTAAGGGCTTCATTATGTACAACCCTGATGGCTACATGTCCGCTCAATTATCCAAAGTCGGCCGGACTCCATACGAATCAGGCGATATCCACACGGGGACTACCGAAGAAATGGCAGAAGCCGCCCACGGCTATATGGCCTATTCCGGTCGTTTTGAAGTCGACGAAGAAAAAGGGGAAGTTACCCACCACATGGACGTCTCCATGAACCCGACTTGGGAAGGCCAAGCTCAACCTCGTGTTGGCCAAATTGACGGCAAGATCCTATCGATCTATAACGGACTCCACCCAGAAGACCAACTCAAATGGGAACGAGTAGAACCTCATAAATAA
- a CDS encoding SDR family NAD(P)-dependent oxidoreductase, which translates to MANTNRVVVVTGGGSGIGLAIAKSFAENGDKVAILGRTKEKLDKAAEGHENLYGFPCDIQVEDEVKATTEAIAKELGDIDVLVNNAGLQRIHSVEDFPLSDWDQVIGTILTGTFLMTKYSLPYMTKNEWGRVITISSGHGRRPDKYKSAYVAAKHGQIGFTNTVAMEYAQAGVTANSILPGATNTDLIQNQLGDLAEKDGTSKQEALETHILGAQWMKELIEPEEIGALAVFLASDGAAKITGEAIGITGGE; encoded by the coding sequence ATGGCAAATACCAATCGCGTTGTTGTTGTCACTGGTGGCGGGTCAGGAATTGGCCTAGCTATCGCTAAAAGCTTTGCAGAGAACGGTGACAAGGTCGCTATTCTCGGTCGGACCAAGGAAAAATTAGACAAGGCTGCTGAAGGACATGAAAATCTTTATGGCTTCCCTTGTGACATCCAAGTTGAAGACGAAGTCAAAGCAACCACCGAAGCTATCGCCAAAGAACTCGGTGACATTGATGTCTTAGTCAATAATGCCGGTTTACAAAGAATTCATTCCGTGGAAGACTTCCCACTTTCTGACTGGGACCAAGTGATCGGTACCATCTTAACCGGTACCTTCCTCATGACCAAGTACTCCCTCCCCTACATGACTAAAAATGAATGGGGTCGGGTCATTACGATTTCTTCTGGTCATGGTCGTCGTCCAGATAAATACAAGTCAGCTTATGTGGCGGCTAAACACGGTCAAATCGGTTTCACCAATACCGTAGCTATGGAATATGCCCAAGCTGGCGTGACCGCTAACTCCATCCTACCAGGTGCTACCAATACTGACTTAATCCAAAATCAATTAGGTGACCTGGCTGAAAAAGATGGCACTTCCAAACAAGAAGCGCTAGAAACCCATATCTTAGGGGCTCAATGGATGAAAGAACTCATTGAACCAGAAGAAATTGGTGCACTAGCGGTCTTCTTAGCTTCTGACGGTGCCGCTAAGATTACCGGCGAAGCAATCGGAATCACCGGTGGCGAATAG
- a CDS encoding type I toxin-antitoxin system Fst family toxin: MIKEICTLIVAPLLVGIVIELFKRYLDRTDNDD; this comes from the coding sequence ATGATTAAGGAAATCTGTACTCTCATCGTTGCCCCACTTTTAGTGGGAATAGTTATTGAACTATTCAAACGATACCTTGATCGGACGGACAACGATGATTAG